A portion of the Actomonas aquatica genome contains these proteins:
- a CDS encoding alginate export family protein: MTKLCPKISMCGLAAFVLAAATAPAASTLDEVFSEGKVSLASRLRYEYGDQPGVNDSTAFTFRNRLGFTSGKFNGWSFMIEGENVHAFDPDAYNQAGLNPGGAGQVVIADVEGTEVNQAFLAYAGESVSGKLGRQRIVVDNVRFIGDVGWRQDQQTYDAFTVSGSPTPELKLTYGYLWQINRIFGDARDWESDSHFLSAGYKVGSGTLAGYAYLLDFDNAAANSSATYGASYNGTVKIDDTTSILYRLEAATQSDYGNSPFDYTATYYVGELGAKFGKVTAKIGYEVLGAGNGQGFKTPLATLHAFNGFADLFLGTPGTGLEDFYVSVGGPIVGVNVTAFYHDFSAESGGADYGSEIDLVVAKKFAQRFTAIAKFASFESDGFARDTDRFSVELNFAY; encoded by the coding sequence ATGACCAAGTTGTGCCCAAAAATATCGATGTGCGGCCTCGCCGCCTTCGTTCTCGCCGCCGCCACGGCCCCCGCCGCCTCGACCTTGGACGAGGTGTTTTCCGAAGGTAAGGTCTCCCTCGCCTCCCGTCTCCGTTACGAATACGGCGACCAGCCCGGCGTAAACGACTCCACCGCCTTCACCTTTCGCAATCGCCTCGGCTTCACCTCCGGCAAGTTCAACGGCTGGAGCTTCATGATCGAGGGCGAGAACGTCCACGCTTTCGATCCCGATGCCTACAACCAGGCCGGCCTCAACCCCGGCGGCGCCGGTCAGGTCGTCATCGCCGATGTCGAGGGCACCGAGGTCAACCAGGCCTTCCTCGCCTACGCCGGCGAGAGCGTATCCGGAAAACTGGGACGCCAGCGCATCGTGGTCGACAACGTCCGCTTCATCGGCGACGTCGGCTGGCGCCAGGACCAGCAGACCTACGACGCCTTCACCGTCAGCGGTTCGCCCACCCCCGAGCTCAAGCTCACCTATGGCTACCTCTGGCAGATCAACCGCATCTTCGGCGATGCGCGCGACTGGGAGTCCGACAGCCACTTCCTCAGCGCCGGCTACAAGGTCGGCTCCGGCACCCTCGCCGGTTACGCCTACCTGCTCGACTTCGACAACGCCGCCGCCAACTCCTCCGCCACCTACGGCGCGAGCTACAACGGCACCGTCAAGATTGATGACACCACCTCGATTCTCTACCGCCTCGAGGCCGCCACCCAGTCCGACTACGGCAACAGCCCCTTCGACTACACCGCCACTTACTACGTCGGTGAACTCGGCGCCAAGTTCGGCAAGGTCACCGCCAAGATCGGTTACGAAGTGCTCGGCGCCGGCAATGGTCAGGGCTTCAAGACCCCGCTCGCCACCTTGCACGCCTTCAACGGCTTCGCTGACCTCTTCCTCGGCACGCCCGGCACCGGTCTCGAGGACTTCTACGTCAGCGTCGGCGGCCCGATCGTCGGCGTCAACGTGACGGCCTTCTACCACGACTTCTCCGCCGAGAGCGGCGGCGCCGACTACGGCTCCGAAATCGACCTCGTGGTGGCCAAGAAGTTCGCCCAGCGCTTCACCGCCATCGCCAAGTTCGCCTCCTTCGAGAGCGACGGTTTCGCCCGGGACACCGACCGCTTCAGCGTCGAACTCAACTTCGCCTACTGA
- a CDS encoding ABC transporter ATP-binding protein: MNTDTLTPLSAASASSAVKSAPYLELKGVNVGYGPSNNRTEVLANVNLQVQENEFVAIIGFSGSGKSTLVNLLAGLQQPDTGEVRMAGQLVTEPGPERGIVFQNYSLLPWLTVAGNIDLAVKSVFPQFTAAQRRAHVARYIDMVSLTPAADKKPRELSGGMRQRVSLARTLAMQPGVLLLDEPLSALDALTRANLQDEITRIWEQDRRTVVLITNDVDEALLLADRVIPLTMGPRATLATSFTNTLERPRDRTAMNHDPAFKHLKAEITHYLLELNREAKALRVNQTLEMPNVLPADFSSGRREPPRAVTREGIRQANTRFNDDSNSSAA; encoded by the coding sequence ATGAACACAGATACTCTGACGCCTCTCTCTGCGGCCTCTGCGTCCTCTGCGGTTAAGTCCGCACCCTACTTGGAACTGAAAGGGGTTAACGTCGGCTACGGTCCGTCCAACAACCGCACCGAGGTCCTCGCCAACGTGAACCTGCAGGTGCAGGAAAACGAGTTTGTCGCCATCATCGGGTTCTCCGGCTCCGGCAAGTCCACCCTGGTCAACCTGCTCGCAGGTCTCCAACAACCGGATACAGGCGAGGTGCGCATGGCCGGCCAGCTTGTCACCGAACCCGGTCCCGAGCGCGGCATCGTTTTCCAAAACTACTCGCTCCTCCCCTGGCTCACCGTCGCGGGCAACATCGATCTCGCGGTCAAATCCGTCTTCCCGCAGTTCACCGCCGCCCAGCGCCGCGCCCATGTCGCCCGCTACATCGACATGGTGAGCCTCACCCCCGCCGCCGACAAAAAGCCCCGCGAGCTTTCCGGCGGCATGCGCCAGCGCGTCTCCCTCGCCCGCACCCTCGCCATGCAACCCGGTGTGCTGCTCCTCGACGAGCCGCTCTCCGCCCTCGACGCCCTCACCCGCGCCAACCTGCAGGACGAGATCACCCGCATCTGGGAACAGGACCGCCGCACCGTGGTGCTCATCACCAACGACGTCGACGAAGCCCTCCTGCTCGCCGACCGCGTCATCCCCCTCACCATGGGCCCACGCGCCACCCTCGCCACCTCGTTCACCAACACTCTCGAACGCCCCCGCGATCGCACGGCCATGAACCACGATCCGGCCTTCAAACACCTCAAGGCCGAGATCACCCACTACCTGCTCGAGCTCAACCGCGAAGCCAAGGCCCTGCGCGTCAACCAGACCCTCGAGATGCCCAACGTCCTGCCCGCCGACTTTTCCTCCGGCCGCCGCGAACCGCCGCGCGCCGTCACCCGCGAGGGTATCCGCCAGGCCAATACTCGCTTCAACGACGACTCCAACTCCTCCGCCGCATGA
- a CDS encoding CmpA/NrtA family ABC transporter substrate-binding protein yields the protein MLRSLRSSRLTRLTRGLAAPVIGLLALGSAVTGSAQLTPEKTELKFGFIKLTDCAPIVIAKEKGFFTDEGLAVEVIAQPNWKTLLDNVISGNLDGAHMLSGQPIAATIGIGTQAHIVTAYTLDLNGNGITVSNSVWEQMQLEDIDLDTPEPQHPISARGLRPVVDDYLAKGAKLQMGMVFPVSTHNYELRYWLAAAGIHPGMYTATDIGGRTDAEVELSVTPPPMMPTVLEAGNIQGYCVGEPWNQQAVAKGIGVPVTTNYDIWKNNPEKVFGVSKAWADANPQTHVAVVKALIRAGKWLDETDASGKLVNREEAVRILAQPNYVGADYDVIKNSMTGTFIFQKSDVREMPDFNVFFKYHSTFPWYSDGVWFLTQMRRWGQITETKSAEWYAQTVKDIYLPDVYLAAAKLLLEEGHIAEADIPWDTDGYKPATDEFIDGNPFDARDPIGYINSFAIGNKDTVSDAVAANP from the coding sequence ATGCTTCGTTCCCTCCGATCCTCCCGCCTGACCCGCCTCACCCGCGGTCTCGCCGCGCCGGTCATCGGCCTGCTCGCCCTCGGCTCCGCCGTCACCGGCTCGGCCCAACTCACGCCGGAAAAGACCGAACTCAAGTTCGGCTTCATCAAGCTCACCGACTGCGCCCCGATCGTCATCGCCAAGGAAAAGGGCTTCTTCACCGACGAGGGCCTCGCCGTCGAGGTCATCGCCCAGCCCAACTGGAAGACCCTCCTCGACAACGTGATCTCCGGCAACCTCGACGGTGCCCACATGCTCTCCGGCCAACCCATCGCCGCCACCATCGGCATCGGCACCCAGGCCCACATCGTCACCGCCTACACCCTCGATCTCAACGGCAACGGCATCACCGTCTCCAACTCCGTCTGGGAGCAGATGCAGCTCGAGGACATCGACCTCGACACCCCCGAGCCCCAGCACCCGATCTCCGCCCGCGGTCTCCGCCCGGTCGTCGACGACTACCTCGCCAAGGGCGCCAAGCTCCAGATGGGCATGGTCTTCCCCGTCTCCACCCACAACTACGAGCTGCGCTACTGGCTCGCCGCCGCCGGCATCCACCCGGGCATGTATACCGCCACCGACATCGGCGGACGCACCGACGCCGAGGTCGAACTCTCCGTCACCCCGCCCCCGATGATGCCCACCGTGCTCGAAGCCGGTAACATCCAGGGCTACTGCGTCGGTGAGCCGTGGAACCAGCAGGCCGTCGCCAAAGGCATCGGCGTGCCCGTCACCACCAATTACGACATCTGGAAGAACAATCCGGAAAAAGTCTTCGGTGTCTCCAAGGCCTGGGCTGACGCCAACCCGCAGACCCACGTCGCAGTCGTCAAAGCCCTCATCCGCGCCGGCAAGTGGCTCGATGAAACCGACGCCTCCGGCAAGCTCGTCAACCGCGAGGAAGCCGTCCGCATCCTCGCCCAGCCCAACTACGTCGGCGCCGACTACGACGTCATCAAAAACAGCATGACCGGCACCTTCATCTTCCAGAAGTCCGACGTGCGCGAGATGCCCGACTTCAACGTCTTCTTCAAATACCACTCCACCTTCCCGTGGTATTCCGACGGCGTCTGGTTCCTCACCCAGATGCGCCGCTGGGGCCAGATCACCGAGACCAAGTCCGCCGAGTGGTATGCCCAGACCGTCAAGGACATCTACCTGCCCGACGTCTACCTCGCCGCCGCCAAGCTCCTCCTCGAAGAGGGTCACATCGCCGAAGCCGACATCCCCTGGGACACCGACGGCTACAAGCCGGCCACCGACGAGTTCATCGACGGCAACCCCTTCGATGCCCGCGACCCGATCGGTTACATCAACTCCTTCGCCATCGGCAACAAGGACACCGTGTCCGACGCCGTCGCCGCCAATCCCTAG
- a CDS encoding NirA family protein, with translation MNTSLPPSFPASGSFSAEQKEYLQGFLAGAMATGHLPFVGENDAGQLTDDPATGGPNLAAAAPETVYGTPLEDLCKPELIKHELNGLDIWDRLVAHADAGTFPDESDAFRFKYYGLFHVAPAQDSFMCRLRIPAGILTSTQLRGLAALADDLGNGRLDITTRNNLQLREFAPKDIVNVLTRIQDLGLTSKGSGADNIRNITATPTAGFDRDELLDVRPFAKAMHHYILNHRDLYGLPRKFNIAFDGGGTISAAADTNDIGFFAVRVGEGHEGIEPGVYFRVQLGGITGHKDFARDTGLLIKPSEAVALAAAMVRVFVENGDRTNRKKARLKYLLAQWGDAKFVEEAEKRLAFPLTRLPLTACEPRKPVLKHGHLGTYRQAQRGLNYIGPVVPVGRLESWQARRVADLADHFGQGEIRLTVWQNFLIPHVPDAFTGTVETSLERMGLTTKASTCAGCVVACTGNTGCKYAGADTKGHAICLMKHLRGRLGELDFPVNIHLTGCPHSCAQHYCGDIGGVATKLKDGREGYHIVLGGGMDQEQGIAREIFKGVGHDELPALFDRILDTYQESHDTGETFVQWTRRHSVGELQELFANQV, from the coding sequence GTGAACACGTCGCTTCCTCCCTCCTTTCCCGCCTCCGGCAGCTTCTCCGCCGAACAAAAGGAATACCTCCAAGGCTTCCTCGCGGGCGCCATGGCGACGGGACACCTACCCTTCGTCGGCGAGAACGACGCGGGCCAGCTCACAGACGATCCCGCCACCGGTGGCCCCAACCTCGCCGCCGCCGCTCCCGAGACGGTTTACGGCACCCCTCTCGAGGACCTCTGCAAACCCGAGCTCATCAAACACGAGCTCAATGGCCTCGACATCTGGGACCGCCTCGTCGCCCACGCCGACGCCGGCACCTTCCCTGACGAGAGCGACGCCTTCCGCTTCAAATACTACGGCCTCTTCCACGTCGCTCCGGCCCAGGACAGCTTCATGTGCCGCCTGCGCATTCCCGCCGGCATCCTCACGTCCACCCAGCTTCGCGGCCTGGCCGCGCTCGCCGACGACCTCGGCAACGGTCGCCTCGACATCACCACGCGCAACAACCTCCAGCTGCGCGAATTTGCCCCCAAGGACATCGTCAACGTCCTCACTCGCATCCAGGACCTCGGCCTCACGTCCAAAGGTTCCGGCGCGGATAACATCCGCAACATCACCGCCACGCCCACCGCCGGCTTCGACCGCGACGAACTCCTCGATGTGCGCCCCTTCGCCAAGGCGATGCATCACTACATCCTCAACCACCGCGACCTCTACGGCCTGCCCCGCAAGTTCAACATCGCCTTCGATGGGGGCGGCACCATCTCCGCCGCCGCCGACACCAACGACATCGGCTTCTTTGCGGTCCGTGTCGGTGAAGGCCACGAGGGTATTGAACCCGGCGTCTACTTCCGGGTGCAGCTCGGCGGCATCACCGGCCACAAGGATTTTGCCCGCGACACCGGCCTGCTCATCAAGCCTTCCGAAGCCGTCGCCCTCGCCGCCGCCATGGTTCGCGTCTTCGTCGAGAACGGCGACCGCACCAACCGCAAAAAAGCCCGCCTCAAATACCTCCTCGCGCAGTGGGGTGATGCCAAGTTTGTCGAAGAGGCCGAGAAGCGACTCGCCTTCCCCCTCACCCGCCTGCCCCTCACCGCCTGCGAGCCGCGCAAGCCCGTGCTCAAACACGGCCACCTTGGCACCTACCGCCAAGCCCAGCGCGGCCTCAACTACATCGGTCCCGTCGTGCCCGTCGGCCGCCTCGAGTCCTGGCAGGCCCGTCGCGTCGCCGACCTCGCCGATCACTTCGGCCAGGGCGAGATCCGCCTCACCGTCTGGCAAAACTTCCTTATCCCGCACGTGCCCGACGCCTTCACCGGCACCGTCGAAACCAGCCTCGAACGGATGGGCCTCACCACCAAGGCCTCCACCTGCGCCGGCTGCGTTGTCGCCTGCACCGGCAACACCGGCTGCAAATACGCCGGCGCCGACACCAAGGGACACGCCATCTGTCTCATGAAACACCTGCGCGGCCGTCTCGGTGAACTCGACTTCCCGGTCAATATCCACCTCACCGGCTGCCCCCATTCCTGCGCCCAGCACTACTGCGGCGACATCGGCGGCGTCGCCACCAAACTCAAGGACGGCCGCGAGGGTTACCACATCGTGCTCGGCGGCGGCATGGACCAGGAGCAGGGCATCGCCCGCGAGATCTTCAAGGGCGTCGGCCACGACGAACTCCCCGCCCTCTTCGACCGCATCCTCGATACGTATCAGGAATCTCACGACACCGGCGAAACCTTCGTCCAGTGGACCCGCCGCCACAGCGTCGGCGAACTCCAAGAGCTCTTCGCCAACCAAGTCTGA
- a CDS encoding CmpA/NrtA family ABC transporter substrate-binding protein produces the protein MPRKASAKSTASSSPSPAAPTTPTGSRVRLGFVSLIDAAPLVVAHEYGLFRQQGLDVQLRRELGWATIRDKIAFGELEAAQAISSLLISTRLGLGGAAPTDCLTAFVLSTGGNAITLANRWWERGVRDAASFREQIVASRHEHQVVLGAPGLHSTHYLHLCDWLASGDINPRRDVRIVTVPPPQVFRNLSAGTIDGYCVGEPWNTLAVQAGIGWCPTTSAELHPGEPEKVLMVRSEFAQSRHDEHMRLLAALAAACTQCEDPAFRPELIKLLARREYLNQPARAVAASLAGPMDLGQGRSASLETFLSFGVGERSAPDPRWADSLLERIKRHGLLPPGTTIPPHFARSLFRRDLHQQAMRRAAASAA, from the coding sequence ATGCCGCGCAAAGCCTCCGCCAAATCGACCGCCTCGTCCTCGCCTTCCCCAGCCGCTCCCACGACGCCCACTGGCTCGCGCGTGCGCCTGGGCTTTGTTTCGCTCATCGATGCCGCCCCCCTCGTGGTCGCTCACGAATACGGCCTCTTTCGTCAGCAGGGCCTCGACGTGCAACTCCGCCGCGAACTCGGTTGGGCGACGATTCGCGACAAGATTGCCTTTGGCGAACTCGAGGCGGCCCAGGCCATCAGTAGCCTGCTCATCAGCACCCGCCTCGGCTTGGGCGGCGCGGCCCCCACCGACTGCCTCACCGCGTTCGTGCTCAGCACCGGCGGCAACGCCATCACCCTCGCCAACCGCTGGTGGGAGCGCGGGGTGCGGGACGCCGCTTCGTTCCGCGAGCAGATCGTCGCCTCACGCCACGAACACCAGGTCGTGCTCGGCGCCCCCGGCCTGCACTCCACCCACTACTTGCACCTCTGTGACTGGCTGGCCTCTGGCGACATCAACCCGCGCCGCGATGTGCGCATCGTTACCGTGCCGCCGCCCCAAGTGTTTCGTAATCTCTCCGCCGGCACCATCGACGGCTACTGCGTCGGCGAACCTTGGAATACCCTCGCCGTCCAAGCCGGCATCGGTTGGTGCCCCACCACCAGCGCCGAGCTCCACCCCGGCGAACCGGAAAAGGTGCTCATGGTGCGCAGCGAGTTCGCCCAGTCCCGCCACGACGAACACATGCGCCTGCTCGCCGCCCTCGCCGCCGCCTGCACCCAATGCGAAGACCCCGCCTTCCGCCCCGAGCTCATCAAACTGCTCGCCCGCCGCGAATACCTCAACCAACCGGCCCGCGCCGTCGCCGCCTCCCTCGCTGGCCCCATGGACCTCGGCCAGGGCCGCAGCGCCTCCCTCGAGACCTTCCTGAGCTTCGGCGTCGGTGAACGCTCCGCCCCGGACCCGCGCTGGGCCGACTCCCTCCTCGAGCGCATCAAACGCCACGGCCTGCTCCCTCCCGGCACGACCATCCCGCCCCACTTTGCCCGCTCCCTCTTCCGCCGCGACCTGCACCAACAGGCCATGCGCCGGGCCGCTGCATCCGCGGCATAG
- a CDS encoding ABC transporter ATP-binding protein — MNADRFLEISNLVKAYPNPFGAEVKVVDGFNLTVRQGEFISVIGHSGCGKSTVLTMIAGLNPISDGGIIVDGREISGPAPDRSVVFQAPCLLPWLTAWGNVMLGVKEVYPHATKQQKKDIVAYALSAVGLAESMHKYPREMSGGMQQRVGIARAIALKPKILLLDEPFGRLDSLTRMELQDVILGILDRDQITTMLITHDVDEAVYMSDRVCMMTNGPGAHVGELMEIDFPRPRDRDAMMTDDRFFAYRERLLRFLDECEHAKKAKVKPGSGSGHPPAAKPTFRQRMTGAIAALF, encoded by the coding sequence ATGAACGCCGATCGCTTCCTCGAAATCTCCAACCTCGTCAAAGCCTACCCCAATCCCTTCGGGGCCGAGGTCAAAGTCGTCGACGGCTTCAACCTCACCGTGCGCCAGGGCGAGTTCATCTCCGTCATCGGCCACTCCGGCTGCGGTAAGTCCACCGTGCTCACCATGATCGCCGGCCTCAACCCAATCTCCGACGGCGGCATCATCGTTGACGGTCGCGAGATCTCCGGCCCGGCCCCCGACCGCTCCGTCGTGTTCCAAGCCCCCTGCCTCCTGCCGTGGCTCACCGCTTGGGGCAACGTGATGCTCGGCGTGAAGGAGGTCTATCCGCACGCCACCAAGCAGCAGAAGAAGGACATCGTCGCCTACGCCCTCTCCGCCGTCGGCCTCGCCGAGTCCATGCACAAATACCCGCGCGAGATGTCGGGCGGCATGCAGCAACGTGTCGGCATCGCCCGCGCCATCGCCCTCAAGCCCAAGATCCTCCTGCTCGACGAGCCCTTCGGCCGCCTCGACTCTCTCACCCGCATGGAGCTCCAGGATGTCATCCTCGGCATCCTCGATCGCGACCAGATCACCACCATGCTCATCACCCACGACGTCGACGAGGCCGTCTACATGTCCGACCGCGTCTGCATGATGACCAACGGTCCCGGCGCTCACGTTGGCGAGCTCATGGAGATCGACTTCCCCCGCCCCCGCGATCGCGACGCCATGATGACCGACGATCGTTTCTTCGCATACCGCGAACGCCTGCTCCGCTTCCTCGACGAGTGTGAGCACGCCAAAAAAGCCAAGGTCAAACCTGGCTCCGGCAGCGGCCACCCGCCCGCCGCCAAACCCACTTTCCGTCAGCGCATGACGGGCGCCATTGCCGCCCTGTTCTGA
- a CDS encoding sulfite reductase subunit alpha — MSPTVPFVPDSAPFSPEQRAWLNGFFAGAFCRTPLDQSKIENPESKIPAAATPLTILWGSQTGTAESLAKQAAKTATSKGFTPTILDMAAASPADLAAHENVLVITSTYGEGEPPDNAKALYDAVLADGAPALPGSLRYSVCALGDTNYEAFCQCGKAFDEAFAKLGATRIAERVDCDVDYDEPFATWLEQALTTLQKSEVGSKKNEVTSAATSTSDFKLQTSDLDAAYGRARPFPAPVLTVRNLNGAGSAKEVNHVEFSLTGSGLTYEAGDALSVIPHNCPELVAGVLQALGCDGEEAVTTANGELPLRTALTTCFDLGKPTKTLLELLQLPASDTTLDVLDALHAACPAAIENLKSQIQNPDFLRKLAPRLYSISSSPKAHADQVHLTVGAVRYDHGGRPRKGVCSTFLAERALAAGTAHVFVHSNKAFRPPADPTAPMIMVGPGTGIAPFRAFLQEREATAAAGRNWLFFGDQHAASDYLYQDQIAAWQKTGLLHRVDTAFSRDQAEKIYVQDRMREAGAELWQWLEDGAHFYVCGDAKRMAKDVDLALHDIIATHGQKTAEQAAAYVNALKAAKRYGRDVY; from the coding sequence ATGTCTCCCACCGTCCCTTTCGTCCCCGACAGCGCCCCCTTCTCCCCCGAGCAACGCGCCTGGCTCAACGGCTTCTTCGCGGGTGCGTTCTGCCGCACGCCCTTGGACCAATCCAAAATCGAAAATCCAGAATCAAAAATCCCAGCGGCGGCGACGCCGCTGACGATCCTCTGGGGTTCCCAAACCGGCACCGCTGAGTCGCTCGCCAAGCAGGCCGCCAAGACCGCCACGAGCAAGGGCTTCACCCCCACCATCCTCGACATGGCCGCGGCATCGCCCGCCGATCTCGCCGCCCACGAGAACGTGCTCGTCATTACCAGCACCTACGGTGAAGGCGAACCACCCGACAATGCCAAGGCCCTCTACGATGCCGTGTTGGCCGACGGTGCCCCCGCCCTCCCCGGCTCCCTGCGCTACAGCGTGTGTGCCCTCGGCGACACCAACTACGAAGCCTTCTGCCAATGCGGCAAAGCCTTCGACGAGGCCTTCGCCAAACTCGGCGCCACCCGCATCGCCGAACGCGTCGACTGCGACGTCGACTACGACGAACCCTTTGCAACGTGGCTCGAGCAAGCCCTCACCACGCTGCAAAAGTCAGAAGTAGGAAGTAAGAAGAACGAAGTAACTTCAGCAGCCACCTCTACTTCTGACTTCAAACTTCAAACTTCAGACTTGGACGCGGCCTACGGCCGCGCTCGCCCCTTCCCCGCGCCCGTCCTCACCGTGCGCAACCTCAACGGCGCCGGCTCGGCCAAGGAAGTGAACCACGTCGAGTTCTCTCTCACTGGCAGCGGTCTCACCTACGAGGCCGGCGACGCCCTCTCCGTCATCCCGCACAATTGCCCCGAGCTCGTCGCCGGCGTCCTGCAGGCTCTCGGCTGCGACGGTGAGGAAGCCGTCACGACCGCCAACGGTGAGCTCCCCCTGCGCACCGCCCTCACCACCTGCTTCGACCTCGGCAAACCCACCAAGACCCTGCTCGAGCTCCTGCAGCTCCCGGCCAGCGATACCACCCTCGATGTGCTCGACGCACTCCATGCCGCCTGCCCCGCGGCAATCGAAAATCTAAAATCCCAAATCCAAAATCCCGACTTCCTGCGGAAGCTCGCCCCCCGGCTCTACTCCATCTCCTCCAGCCCCAAAGCCCATGCCGACCAAGTCCACCTCACCGTTGGCGCCGTGCGCTACGACCACGGTGGCCGTCCGCGCAAAGGTGTTTGTTCCACCTTCCTTGCCGAGCGCGCCCTGGCCGCTGGCACCGCGCACGTCTTCGTTCACAGCAACAAAGCCTTCCGTCCGCCCGCGGATCCGACCGCGCCCATGATCATGGTGGGGCCCGGCACCGGCATCGCGCCATTCCGCGCCTTCCTCCAGGAGCGCGAAGCCACCGCCGCTGCCGGCCGCAACTGGCTCTTCTTCGGCGACCAACACGCCGCCAGCGACTACCTCTACCAGGACCAGATCGCGGCCTGGCAAAAGACCGGCCTGCTCCATCGCGTCGACACCGCCTTCTCCCGAGATCAGGCGGAGAAAATCTACGTGCAGGACCGCATGCGCGAAGCCGGCGCCGAGCTCTGGCAATGGCTCGAAGACGGCGCGCATTTCTACGTGTGCGGCGACGCCAAACGCATGGCCAAGGATGTCGATCTCGCCCTGC
- a CDS encoding ABC transporter permease subunit → MAARRAPQLLSLLRLLSFAFRPSSEYPLMKYKILKALDVAGLQVFDPVVRLCYGEEPKAQLKKIGQFIVIPLVTFLLFLAFWNFAGPRHTTKSGEVPTPGVVVDAADGVLTFHQRETIKGEDMLRTGAEREAALAAVEARIAELTPLAATAAEELKATETASREALKSSTAAINDAYRAKRLEYRDTAKARQAELTALAAQVVAGDATPDQLLAAVAADQVATETETAEIQALRDERTALENAKYPPLIAARAASNRLEEELQFLRKRRDLLTDDNRSLKVADAQAQIDALRADLANATDPAAALKTATAIQQQEGNLTTLAVATYSKPWTLPAQIDRSVRCVLFGFLVASVIAIPIGILCGLSRIFMAAMTPMISLFKPVSPIVWLPIIFIIVGGFIPDPSDSALLRFFDAIPGLSGMDVNPAFLASALTVAMCSLWPTLVNTALGVASIDKDHLNVARVLRLGFFARLFKIVIPSALPLMFTGLRISLGVGWMVLIAGELLSSSEGIGKFVWDMFNNGSSQTFAQMFVVVFVVGAIGLAFDRIMIVLQRLVSFDGAPTAI, encoded by the coding sequence GTGGCCGCCCGCCGCGCTCCGCAACTCCTCTCCCTCCTCCGTCTCCTCTCTTTCGCGTTTCGCCCGTCCTCGGAGTATCCACTCATGAAATACAAGATCCTCAAAGCCCTTGATGTCGCCGGCCTGCAGGTGTTCGACCCCGTGGTCCGCCTTTGCTACGGCGAAGAGCCCAAGGCCCAACTCAAGAAGATCGGTCAGTTCATCGTCATCCCGCTGGTGACCTTCCTGCTCTTCCTCGCTTTCTGGAACTTCGCGGGCCCCCGCCACACCACCAAGTCCGGCGAAGTGCCGACCCCGGGCGTCGTGGTCGATGCCGCCGACGGCGTGCTCACCTTCCACCAACGCGAAACCATCAAGGGCGAAGACATGCTCCGCACCGGCGCCGAACGCGAGGCCGCACTCGCCGCCGTCGAGGCCCGCATCGCCGAACTCACCCCGCTCGCTGCCACCGCCGCCGAAGAACTCAAAGCCACCGAGACCGCCTCTCGCGAAGCCCTCAAATCCAGCACCGCCGCCATCAACGACGCCTACCGCGCCAAGCGCCTTGAATACCGCGACACCGCCAAAGCCCGCCAAGCCGAACTCACCGCCCTCGCCGCCCAGGTCGTCGCCGGTGACGCCACGCCGGACCAACTCCTCGCCGCCGTCGCAGCCGATCAGGTCGCCACCGAAACCGAGACCGCCGAGATCCAAGCCCTGCGCGACGAGCGCACCGCCCTCGAGAACGCCAAATACCCGCCGCTCATCGCCGCCCGCGCCGCCTCCAACCGCCTCGAGGAAGAACTCCAGTTCCTGCGCAAGCGCCGCGACCTGCTCACCGATGACAATCGCTCGCTCAAAGTCGCCGACGCCCAGGCCCAAATCGACGCCCTCCGCGCCGATCTTGCCAACGCCACCGATCCCGCCGCCGCGCTGAAAACCGCCACCGCCATCCAGCAACAAGAGGGCAACCTCACCACCCTCGCCGTCGCGACCTACTCCAAGCCCTGGACCCTGCCCGCCCAGATCGACCGCTCCGTGCGCTGCGTGCTCTTCGGCTTCCTCGTCGCCTCCGTCATCGCCATTCCGATCGGCATCCTCTGCGGCCTCTCCCGCATCTTCATGGCGGCCATGACCCCGATGATTTCCCTCTTCAAGCCGGTCTCCCCCATCGTCTGGCTCCCCATCATTTTCATCATCGTCGGCGGCTTCATTCCTGACCCGTCCGACAGCGCCCTGCTGCGCTTCTTCGACGCCATCCCCGGCCTTTCCGGCATGGACGTCAACCCGGCCTTCCTCGCTTCCGCCCTCACCGTTGCGATGTGCTCCCTCTGGCCGACCCTCGTCAACACCGCCCTCGGCGTCGCCTCGATCGACAAGGATCACCTCAACGTCGCCCGCGTCCTGCGCCTCGGCTTCTTCGCCCGCCTCTTCAAGATCGTCATTCCCTCCGCCCTGCCGCTCATGTTCACCGGCCTGCGCATCTCGCTCGGCGTCGGATGGATGGTGCTGATCGCCGGCGAGCTGCTCTCCTCCTCCGAAGGCATCGGCAAGTTCGTCTGGGACATGTTCAACAACGGCAGCTCCCAGACCTTCGCCCAGATGTTCGTAGTGGTCTTCGTCGTCGGCGCCATCGGCCTCGCCTTCGACCGCATCATGATCGTCCTCCAACGCCTCGTCTCCTTCGACGGCGCCCCCACCGCCATCTGA